CGTTGATTGACGCCAAGTGGAGACAATTGTGTCCTGAAGGAGAAAAATGAGGGAAAGTTCCGTCAGTGACAATGAATTCAAGAATCAAAGAAGAACGGAAATAATAAAAGTGGGCAGGCattctgcatttttttccctgaaCCTACCACTGTAGTTGGGGAAGGACATGATGGAGGTCAGGTGGCGTTGGCAGGTCTGAGTAATGACGCTGAAGCAGGTGAGGGAGCCTCTCTTGCAGGCGATGTGCAGAGCCGTGTTGCCGCAGTTGTCTGTGAGCCGCGGGTCGCAGCCGGCCTTCAGCAGCTTCTCCACCAACTGTGGCTGCTCTGTGATCACTGCTAGATGGAGAGCGGTCTGGAGAGAggacatttaattattaaaccAACTCTGAGTgtgtggaaggaaggaaggaaggaagggaacgAGGGTTCTTTATTTAGCTGATTAATGTGTGACTGGTTATTACCTGTCTCTGGTGGTTCTGCAGGTTGAGGAATGGGTGATTGTGGGAGAGCTTGATCATCTGGAGGGCATAATCTGTGGCTTCGTGAATGATGGACAAGTGTAGAGGCCTGtggggaagaggagagggagaaaaagagagttAAAATACTGCTTttccatgatttttttttattattattatttgttttaatgcacGAGGAAGTGGTTCCAGGCAAACAAGGGAGAACAAAGCCTGAGCAGTGGAGCGTTTCGCAAGAATGGAGTTTTGTCGGGTTATTTCCACCAGTTGTGGCTTGACACATCTGATGCTTTATCAGTTACTGGCAGCGCGCCAGGGACTTTCCTGAACGCGCAACGCGGACTTAAGCTCCGCCCAGACTGCGCTGTGAGCCAAAGTACACACACTGAGTACACACTGTGAtgcacgcaacacacacacacacacacactttaaagccCACTTGTTTTCCCTGCAACTTCCTCCATTTTCGTGCGCACTTTTGCAGCTTTTCAAACCTCCTCGGTGCACTGCGTTTAAAAACTTTTGAACGCTATAAAAATGCGCAACTCAAACCCACCCGCGAAACTCCCGCAAATGCACATTGTAAACATAACAATCCACACACAcgcatagagagagagagagaggaaaaagcagtgtccacttacGTGTCACCATCCTCGGTCACTGCACTCCTCCACGGCTCGTAATCCCTCTGCGCGCGTTCCGGCGCGTTCATGTCCAGGATCTCAAAGTCGCTCACGAGCTCGTCCTCCTTCAGAGAGTCCAGGCCGCTGTCTAAGCGATCCTCCTGGCACGGCAGCGCCTTGCCGTGTTTGGGGCCCATGTTGTCCAAGTTATAATCCATTTGAGCGTGAGTGCTGGGAACTCTGTGCACGTCTATGTCGACTGTGTGCAGGAGCAGATTCGTGTCCGTGTCTGATGTGAGGTCAGGGTAGAAGTGTGGCCCCAGAGGGAGGCGCTCTGGTTTTAGAGTCTCTGGGCGGAGACCTGGCGGGGATTTCCATTTGACTAAAGCAGAGGGAAATCACACAGACGGAGATGTGCTTTTGTGAGAAAAATCCCCTCAACTCACTCAGAACGAAAACTTTGTAGTTTCCTATTCGACACCTCTTTTTCAGCAGCCATGTAACTTTTAAAGACGCGATTTATTTCAGTGAATGAGCGACAAGGTGATcatgaatgagagagagacactgactcTTGAAGAATTCCCTTCTGCACTGGGgggaaaatgtcaatttttttttcgtGGTTAACCAAAGCAGCACTTGCATGTTTCCATGTTATACATCTCTGACCCAGTTGTCCAAATTTAACTGAGCTCTTTAAAAGTTCAATTCAAAAtgtacactgaaaataaacagtaGCCCACACCTACGCCACCAACCACACGCTGTTATCACGCAACTACTAAAAGATAagtgtatttatatacacaaGGCTCATTTAAAGTTGTACTTCGTCTCCTGCTATGCATGTAAACACCACagaatataatacatttcacaTTAAGTTACTTTTTTTGAGCTGTTGGGTTTGGATTAAACACCATAATCCAGATCTAAGGCCAATTTCACTGCACTTTTGACTGAAactttttacaaaatgtattgCTGTAGTTAAAAGGACAGAAATCCTGCTACTACTCCAGCAACACATGTAATCaccaccaaataaaataaatctgagtTAATTCATTCAATCAAATCTAATATAGTTTGTTCTATTGCTTTGTTTGAGCTGGTGATTTTGGATTAAACACAATAATCCAGAGATGAAGCCCATTTGACTGCTTGTATGTGTAGctttaattgaaaaaatataatttatttcttttctttttttaaatgtattgctTTGGTTGAAGGGACAGAACCCAATGACACATGAGTGTCACATAAAAATTAACTTTCCATGACTTAAATGTGCAGAACAGTAATGAAATGGATAGAAATCAATGTtagaagaaaataatcacaaatacTATTAGATTACCAAGCACTAAAACATGCAGCAATTATGATTCAATGCAATACAATGACTGGCAATACAGTGCATAATTGCATTACTCAATTTTGCTTATTTGCATATAATACACTTTATCTGACTCAATCAAAAACGTTCACAGTCACAACAGATTAAAGAATCGACACCTTAGTATTTTATAACCCTCATCAGAATGTatgcccccccacacacacacacacactgttccacTGGGGGGGGGGCAGTACCAGTGGTGTGAACACTCTGCAGCAGGATTTCAACACTTATTTCAGTCCACAGTTACTCTATGAAGTGAATTAACGCAGCACAGTCAGCgcagagaaagaggggaagaTTCTGAAGTTTCCTCATGGAGACTCCCCTTGTGAAAGCTGCTTGTTCCACAGTGGGATGTCCTGGACTTACCCGTTCATGCACTGCAGATGCTCTGACTTGGCACTGAAGGGTAAAGTCTATACATAATTCAGCTTAGATCCAGGAAAGGACAGTGTGTAGTCAAGCAGAACGCACAAAGCTATGACTTTTGGTAGgaattttgtttccttttgttgttttggttttttttcaaaccccacACTGTGACTTTCCTTGtgaccttcttcttctctttctttgccTTTGTCCCACTTGTGCTTCAAGGCAACTTTTTCGAAAGAAAAGGAAATTCCTTTGTATGTCACAACACGGTGGTGAAGTGTGTGACAGAGCTACCTGTTTGTGCTCCCCTGACATTTGAGATAAAATTCCCAGGATGGCttgtgtttacactgtaaagCGGTGGCTTGGTGGAAACATAGCAACCGTATCCAAGGGCAAGTAAAGCTATCACACCTCGGTGGGGTGATACTCATCTGTGATTGCGCTGTACacaccagacagacacacacatacgcacacccAGTGGGGCTCTGATGTCACTGAGTCGCAGACGAACATCACTAACAGGctctctgcagctcctctgtgtctgctgtgaaTTCCACACATACTTTAATCTGTGCCAAGTATCATAATGACACATCTGGGGACAAACTATACTTGCAgccctgtgttttctctccagttGCCAAGAAACTGTgatttttgtctttatatggCTAGATATTCACCTAATCTAGGAAATACTGATACTTCCACTTTACGTCTTTTGagagcttttgttgttgttgcaatgCCGTGCGAGTGCGCCTGTCTGCACTCGCCTGGTGTTTACACGTGGTTACTATGGGCACCAACCGCTGATTGAGCACTGACGCCAGTCAAGCACTGTACATTGCCCTCTGTCTGCGTGTTGGTAGAGCGCCGCTTATCTGAGTCAGTAGGTGCCTGAGGGAGCATCACACCCTGTCAGCGAGGAGCTGAGGTCATGAAACTGACCAACCAACACTCACAGCAGCACACATTCTTCAACAAATGGGTGGTGAAACTTTGGAGCGGCCAGATTATGAAGTAATAAATACCTAATAAAAAGTGATGCTTTTGCTGACTATCCAAAATACTCAACGTGTTACCTGCCTCCCTGCGTCAAATTAAAGACACAGTATGTAATATCTGCGGCAAATTTTCATAAAAGTGTAGTGGAACCATGGCAGCAAACGGCAATGAGTAGTCGTGATAtattacaacaaataaaaacacaataaaaacaaacaaactggctAACTCGTATACGGAATATTTCtttcctcactctgatgtctCATGCGGGTTTGCCTGTTATTAACTTATAACAGAGACAGATAAAGTGGATGATGGCATTAAAAGGCGATCAAAATCAAACAATCCTTGAGTAAAAACATGAGTTTCTATACATTTAAAGAGTCTTGGATACATTTTGGTACAAGTGAGTACACTCTTcatcaaaatattaaacattagaTGTGtagtttttacatatttaatgctgaaatgttacatattatagcTTTAAAGAgatataatatatgtattatatctttaaagagatataatatatatattatatctttaaagagatataatatatatattatatctttaaagaGAATATTTCCTCATTAGTAGTACAGTAATTacaatgacattacattacactctATAAATAATAGTTACATTAATAGTTCAATTTTTTTCATAGGAAATTTGTCACTGTTTCCAACTCAGTTCATCTAGTTATGTGAATATACATGACCTACATTTCATGTAAACGTGatggaaaacttttttttttttcagcaaaagGTTAATGAAGTGGGGggtaaaaggagaaaaagtcaACTCACACACTAATACTGAAATCACATCATGGCTAatttgtgaaagtgaaacaCATGTAATTTCTGGAGGGCATCGTTTATTTACACCTAAAGGAAGACTTTGACATTTAGGGATTCATGCATTTTCACTTTCACGTTGAGAGATTGTTACCACTGCTTTTTTGGTAACAATGCTCATTGCACATCATGTATACAATGGAATTGCTGTGCTTCTACAGCAGCAGTAAATATAAATTCAGTAAAAGCAAATATAAACGCTCAGACATTGCTTTCAGGATCTTTGTGTTCAAAGTTCTTATGGCCCAGGGAAGAAGCTGTTTTTAGGCACCTGTACCTGTACTGAGACACCGTGTGTTGGCAGTGTCCTCCAGAGAGTGTAAGGGACAGGCAGTGACttttttggacagtttttgtattgtatttttacttttattcatcCCATCCTcgactagaaaccttcctatgATTAGGGCAGCCACAGAGCAGAATAAGGGGAGTTGGGTACCTCAAACCAAGTTCCCTTTTACTCTTGGCCATGACCCTCTGCAGGTTTTTCTGCCACTGAACTGTTGGCATACCATACTGTGATGCAGTATGTGAGGACGCACTTGATAGGGCCTACTGGGACCAGGCCCAGGGGCCCAAGGACTCAGGGGGCTCTGAAGCCCAAGCCTCTGTGCTCCTATCCTGATATTTTTGCTTCTACATTACTCCAACCAATATTTTTAATAGGGCCCTGAAGCCACGTTACACTGGCTATGTTATGTGGTATATACTAATAGGGCCCCTCAATCATATACCATGGTTTATGTTAATTAAGGGGCTCCTAATGAGTATAGATGTGTCAATAGACGGCAGTAGTAAGAGAACTCTTGATAGGGAGGTGCTGCAGGTAACTCACGAGTGCTCAGGGGTCCAACTGGCTCATAATCTGTCCCAGGTTGTACGTTAAGGGATTATCTTCTGCAGAACCTGGTTGTACTTTAAcaagtgtttttctgtctggTCGTTAGTCTGTGTAAACCCTGAAAACACCATCAACCATGTCACATTCAAATCATCTTTTGTGATTCATGTGATTGGTCGACGAGGTATTTGCATTCACGAGCGGTACGAGGGTGTACTTAATTAAGTGGCGAGCGAGTGTACAGCGGTGTAggtcagcatttttttttttaacaagctgGGCTCGTGTTATACGCCTGCCTCCCGTCAAGTTACAATAAGGTCATCTGGAGGCCGCGTTCGGAGTGCAGAGACAAcctatcacaacacaacacactgtaaaatgttGTGATTATAATGGAGCTAAGGGGGTTCTGAGCCCGACAAGAAGCCTGCACAGAAACAAGTGTACATATCATGGCCTGGAGGGGGGTTCATACATTATTAACATATTCATAAAGTTTTCATAAAGTGTTGATTTGCAAAGAAACAGTTCCAATGAACAGCCTGCACATCTGGCGTCTGTGCTGAGCCTTaacacagcaaacaacacaattacaatcaatcaatcagtcatgCTGGACTCACACTTACATGTTGCTTTAATGCTATGTGCATCAATGTTGAGCAGGTCAGCGTCTGTCTGTATTAATTACTGTAACATTGCTAAGACGATAGTGATGATATGGTTCTGTTTGGGCCTTGGAGTGTTTGAGCCAAATGTTATTTGATTGGCTGACACTCAGTTCAGTAACAGTCTGGGTTTCAGTCAACTATCCCaccaactaactaaccaaccaaccaaccagttAACCAGTCAGTCCATCAGTCAAGTCTTGTTTATCACGTAATCATACAGGTACTTGTTTTCAGAATGTAACTGGGATAAAAAACAATGACTTGGCTGTAAAACGTACAATTAAATCTTAACTGCTTCGCCCATAGATACAAGAAGATCCAGTCTTTTAGGCGGATATGGAACTGGAAATAAAAAAGGTCttatataaagtaccttaaagtatCTTACCGGAAAATGACTTTGGAAGTTGAAGTTACTTTTTATAatgttacttaagtaaaagtcttaaaatatatgacAATTACTGTGCTTAAgtgtcaaaagtcattttctgatataaaatgtactcaagttttagaaataaaagtattaaaaaagtgaggagtaaggattgagccattgTGTTTCCACTGGTTGTGGATcagaaagatgtgtgaatggcaaaactgtaatgtaaaacagcagagtaacaaagatagttaaaAGTAAaggttgctagaaatataagaattaaagtacagttacttaattttaattttaacaaagtatttgtactttgttatgTTACAACACTGGAATAAAGGAAATATGCAGTGATATATGAATATGATCTCACCCTGACAAGATTGAGCTGTATGTTTTATCCCATCCAAATGAATGTTGAATGTAAagtaaatattgtattttaattataaagCAATAGAGGTAAACCAGTCTGGAGGGAGTCAGGATAACCTTTGGCCTTGAAGCTAcagtaaattaaacaaaaagctTCCTGCTTCCAGCTCCAGAATTTGCATACAGGCAAATCATGTAGGAGGAAATCAAATGTGTACATTTCTCAGCATTGTACTAAAGCACATTTATTGGAAAAATGTAATactctttaaatttaaaatataaaataagatgtAATCATTTTCTGTCAGTTTGAAGGTCACTGTCTGAGTCAGGTtgcatttattaatttttacGACACTGCACCTAGGTCAGCGTTCTAAAAATAGCTTCAACTTCCCAGATATGTGACTGTCGCTCATGACGacttcctccctgtgtgtggaGGAAACTATCAGCGCATTGTTACAGTAATCGCTCAGTGGACGTTTTCTCTGCAAGTCATGCTCAGATCATGAATTGCTCGTGTAGGTccagtgacactgacacagcACTTCTACACCCACTCCATGTTTTCACATtgtgtggttaaaaaaaggagTATTTTAGTACATGACAGCTTCACACACGGCTGTTTTCCATGCTAAATAACGGGTCGGGACGTATTCATTGTTTGACAGTGTGAGTCAATGTGTTTCTCGACTTGACCGTAGCCGTGCTTtgtgaaaggaaaacattttgTGTGGTTATTATCTCATATAATCACAGTGTAGAATATGCTTTCAACACAGTCACAGGGAGGAGACATGCATGACCTCATTcacttttttacaaaataaacccacggaagtttttttttttttttgtcccgcGTTTTCCCCACAACAAATAAAATCGATTACTTTAAATAGGTTTCTGTAGATgtaacaaaagaagaaaaaaactcttCACAGACGCATGTGATACTCTCTGTGATTTCGATGGTTTGAAGGACTGGTTTCAACAGCTTTCTAGTGCTGTCTAGCCAAGTGAAGACATCGGAGCCGCATTGATTGAAACTTTCAAATTGAGGTGAGGAACTCTGAGATCCTCCCCTTGTGTTGACTTGGTTTCACGCTGAATGTGCAAATGCATATTTTTTCGGGGAAATGTGGGTGTTTTTCGGAGAAGGGGTAATACCTTTGTTTCCCTCCCCAGGCATTCCCACGGTGTTTTGAACACACGCACTATCAGGTTAAGAAAtgatatacaaacatacatataagGACACATGTTAAAGGTTCGGTTCGACTTTAGttccaaagaacaaaaacattttttgcttTATGTGTCCCATTTGTAGGTCGTTTTTATGGGTGGGATTTTCAGATAAGCGTTACATGAGAACATGAATAGCACTCGTctaagaagcagcagctgattttttttttctggggggGGAACACCTAAAACCCGATTTTGTTGAGGTTTTAATGTCATTACCATTTGGCTTCCTGTCTCCAACTCCCACATAAAACCAAACCTTGTCTTTTTCACAATGTGGCTTTTGTATGGATTACACAAACTAGGTGAAACCTGTTAAATATAGTGAGTCGGGGTGCTGGgaggtgagtttgtttgtttgaagaagtgtggttgtgtgaggtactgGCACaccctcagtgaaaacatggctgccagacaCAAGGATAAACAAATTCGAGGCATTTAACAAAAGGTTCAATTCATAAAATCTACAACAGCTTCATCCAATGATATCTTAAGTTGATCTTGTAATTAGACTACATTTTGTCAATGGGAAACAGAAGTTCATAGAGAAAAGTGATTTTCCATgatgacacacaggagctgttgatccatgACTGACCTCATCAGTCAGTttcagtggggtttttttgtgttaatatCCACCATTCAGATTTTTTGATACAAACTCACCATAAGCTTAAAGATGCTAATTTTCAAGAGTCAGTTGTTGGTGAAAGGGCTGTCCTGCGACGAGAtcaagcagcaaacatatttttgattgagtttttcagttttttttgtgtaactattggcacttttccactacacagttccggCACAGCTCAACCCGGTACGCcactatttgtttttgttgcgtTTCCATtcgtgatagtacctggtacctggtactttcttTCGCACCtcctctggcgaggttccaagtgcaTCCAGACTGCAGGCcattgattggtcagagagagCGTCGGCACTGTGAAAGAGACATGAGCAAAACGTCCGAGACAAGAATCAAATcgaacaatgtcgaactgtagatccgttaaaaagacttaagaatCCTGAAGAAATGCGCTAATCTCCGActtttagcaaggaaatgtctgaaatctcaatatttaacagaggagtcttgTGTATTTAGCGACGGCACTGCTGAAGCTGCATCATAACCCCTTCTGCTGCATTTTAGTTCAGTTcacagtctgtgctccggtcatgcgggaagtactgaacgattctgtgaacaaatctttttaattacctaattctaatgattcagttacacagTAAACggctgctttacaagtcactagtttgtgtgcgtctcgtgtaaaacaaagtcaagcCGTGCCAAGCCATGCTGTAACTGGaactgtagtggaaaagcactttgcgtgtcagtacctcaaacaaccacaccaaataaaaaaccttgaactacccctttaaatTTCATGCTAACTAGATTGTTTCTAAAAATTCCCCTCTCTTTCAAACAAACCTGTGAGCACTCATGTGCACCTGAGCATATCTCTTTAAAAGATGATTATGTAAGGAGTCTTAAAGTCTTGGAGATTATTAACCCCTGGTGGCTAATAACGTTTTAATTCCTTGTTAGCCTCAGCTGCAAATTGGAAGTTGatgtccatttttgtttttgtacaactTTAAGTCATGGAACTGTTACCAGAGAACCTTCAGCTCACTGTTTGGTTTT
The sequence above is drawn from the Solea senegalensis isolate Sse05_10M linkage group LG17, IFAPA_SoseM_1, whole genome shotgun sequence genome and encodes:
- the LOC122784494 gene encoding NF-kappa-B inhibitor alpha-like, with amino-acid sequence MKECRKDSRKPNSELKVLCADALSDQSMACSLDALGTSPEEVRKKVPVKWKSPPGLRPETLKPERLPLGPHFYPDLTSDTDTNLLLHTVDIDVHRVPSTHAQMDYNLDNMGPKHGKALPCQEDRLDSGLDSLKEDELVSDFEILDMNAPERAQRDYEPWRSAVTEDGDTPLHLSIIHEATDYALQMIKLSHNHPFLNLQNHQRQTALHLAVITEQPQLVEKLLKAGCDPRLTDNCGNTALHIACKRGSLTCFSVITQTCQRHLTSIMSFPNYSGHNCLHLASINGYISLVENLVKLGADINAQEQCSGRTALHLAVDLQNSTLVRCLLDLGANVNCMNYGGFTAYHLTYGRQSEEIRCQLFEKTAQELRELPESESDDSDMEDLDLSEDELYDDIKFGK